The Candidatus Eremiobacterota bacterium sequence ACGAGACGCGCCGCACGTATCTTGCGCCGCAGGCGCTTTACGGACAGTTCGTGATCACCCGCGGCGCGATGTCGTGGGACGTCGACCCGAGCCGCAAGCGCGTCATCGTCAGCGAGAACAAAGCCGCGGTCGATCCGGTCGCGGTCGTCGACGACATCGCATTGCTCGACGGTAACTACCGCGCGGTGCGCACCGCGACCGATCAAGTCGCGAACCGCAAGACCGACGTGGTGGACCTCGTCAGCCGCTACACCGGCGAGCGGACCATGCGGCTGTGGATCGACGCGGAGACGCACGTCGTGCTCGCCAAAGAGGCGTACCACAACGACGGCTCGCTGGCGTGGCGCACGCGGTTCGACGACATTCGCTACACCGACGGCATCCCGCAGTCGATCTTCACCTCCGCGACGCCGGCGGGGTACGCGACGGTGACCGGGCGCTCGTACCAGCAGCCGCAGACGAACCCGAACGCGATCCCCGACGCCGGCTTCAAACCGATCAAGCCGAAGTACTTGCCCGAAGGCTTCGTCCTCGTCGGCGGCGACGTGAACGACGCCAAAGGCGTGCGCAACCTGCACCTGATCTACTCGGACGGGATCCGCACCCTCTCGCTGTTCGAGAACGCGACGAACCGCATCGCCGACTTCGAGGGGATGAAGCCGCAGACGATCAACTTCGACAAGCACGACGCGAAGTACGTCCGCGACGGGCCGACGACGCTGCTCGCCTGGCGCGAAGAGGGCCTGGCGTTCACGATCGTCGGGGACCTCGACCTCAAAGACCTGGTCAGCATCGCGACCTCCGTCGTCCCCTAGTGGCTTCGCCTGCGGCGAAGCCTTCGCGTTCGGCCCTTCGGGCCGATCCGCATCCCTAGCGGTCGAGATGAGGGCGCGTGATGGACGGGCGTGGGAGTTTCACTTTCGTCCGTTTCGGCGCTGCTCGCGCGAATCGGCTCGGCGCGCGACGTCGCGTTCGGCACGTATCTCTTGCCGCCCGGGCCGGTGCGCGATGCGCTCGTCGCCGCGGCGCGGCGCGGCGCGCACGTCGCGGTGACGCTGCAAGCCGACCCGTATCGTAATCCGGGCGGCGCGCGCGGCAACGAGGAGACGGCGCGCGCGCTGCGCGCGGCCGGCGCTTCGGTGCGGCTGCTCGAGAGCGCCGCGACGCCGTTTCACATCAAAGCGGCGGCCTGCGACGGCGTCGCGTTCCTCGACGACCGCAACTGGACGCAGCGCGGTCCGGAGATCGTGCTGGCCGACGACACGCCGCGCGACGTCGCGCTGGTGCGCGCGGCGCTGGCCGGCCGCGGCGGCGCCGACACGGCGCTCGCGACGCGCAAGGACGAAAGCCTGCGCCGTGAGGTCGAGCTGATCGAGCGCGCCGGAACGGCGGCGGTGACCGTCGAGACGGAGCGCGTCGGCACCTCACCGCTCACCGACGCGCTGCGGCGGCACGCGCGCGCCGGCGCACCGGCGACGCTGATCGTCGGCCGCACGAAGCACCACTCCGGGCTCGAACGCAGCGCGCTGGCGAAGCTCGCGCGCGACGGCGTGCGCGTCTGCGAGGGCGGGAAGAACGAAAAGCTCGCGCTCGCCGGCCGCACGGCGTGGATCGGTTCCGGCAACGCGACCGGCGCGAACGGACGCGGCGCCGCGCAGCTCGAGTGGGGGATGACGACGCAGGATCCTGCGCTCGTCGGCGCGGTGCGCGCCGCGCTCGCGCGCGACGCGCGCTGCGCTACATGACGCCGCGGATCGCTTTGACGAGCTCCGGCTCTTGGACCTCGCCGTCTTTGATCCAGGCGACCTTCTTGTTCTTGTCGATGAGCACCAGCGTCGGGAAGCCGCCCTTGAGATACTGCTGCGCGACCTTGAGATCGGGGTCGTATGCGAGCGGGTAGCGCACGCTGAACTGCTGGCCGAACGCGTTCACGTCGGACTGCGACTCCGGATCGCTGCCGTTCATCGCTTGCGGGCTGCCGCTGACCGCGACGATCGCGACCTTGCCGCCGTACTTCGTCGCGAGATCGTTGAGCGTCGCGGTCTCGCGCTGGCAGTGAGGACACCACGTCGCGAAGACCTCGAGCAGCACCGGCTCGTTGACCTGCGAGAGATCGAACGGGCCGGCATTCGTCGCCACGGAGAAGTTCGGCGCGGTGTCGCCAACCTTGAGCTTCGCCTCGATCGGCGCCTCGGAGGCGGCCTTCGGGATCGCGTTGCGCTGCGCCAGCCCGACCGCGACGACGATCGCGATCAGCACGACGCCCAGCGTCGCGTAGACGATCAGCCTGCGGCGGTCGGCGGGCGCGGAAGGCTTGCGGGTGCTCATGGGTTGTTTCCGATTCGGCGGTCGAGGGCGAGCGTCCCGGGGGCGCGCAGCGCGACCACGACGGCGAGCAGGACGAAGATCGCGTCGCGCGCGACCTCGGCCCAGGTCGTGACGGTCTTGTCGTTCGGTCCGAAGCAGCCGCAGGAGACCGTCATCCCGCGCACCACCGCCGAGGCGATCGCGCCGTCGAAGAGCGCGAGCAGCAGCACCGCGATCCACCCGGCCGCGCGCGTGAACAGCCCCAGCACCAGATAGCCGCCGAGCAATACTTCGAGGAACGGCAGCGCGAGCGCCATCGGCGCGATGACGGGCTGAGGCAGGATGCGAAAGCCGGCGATCTGCGCGGCGAACTCCGCGCCGTGCCCGATCTTCGACGCGCCGGCGACGATGAAGATCGCGCCGAGCACGAGCCGCAGCACGAGCACGGCGTGATCGACGAGCGTGGTGCGGCTCACCGGGCGCGCGTTCCGCCGAGCGCGGCTTCTTCGACCTCGCGCACCAGCGCGCGCTGCGCCGGCGGAATCGCGTGCAGCTCCGTGCGCTCCACTTCGACGTTCTCCTCGAA is a genomic window containing:
- a CDS encoding DUF4367 domain-containing protein codes for the protein MALRVALSRVALGVLVSVTVAALIGHGAAAQTRPAHPVAHLVSPLTTSTIPPMTKDDPAVGALVRDAVVAGRRVSYVGQLSSIRSGTKRAYAVIERVEHRAPDETRRTYLAPQALYGQFVITRGAMSWDVDPSRKRVIVSENKAAVDPVAVVDDIALLDGNYRAVRTATDQVANRKTDVVDLVSRYTGERTMRLWIDAETHVVLAKEAYHNDGSLAWRTRFDDIRYTDGIPQSIFTSATPAGYATVTGRSYQQPQTNPNAIPDAGFKPIKPKYLPEGFVLVGGDVNDAKGVRNLHLIYSDGIRTLSLFENATNRIADFEGMKPQTINFDKHDAKYVRDGPTTLLAWREEGLAFTIVGDLDLKDLVSIATSVVP
- a CDS encoding TlpA family protein disulfide reductase — its product is MSTRKPSAPADRRRLIVYATLGVVLIAIVVAVGLAQRNAIPKAASEAPIEAKLKVGDTAPNFSVATNAGPFDLSQVNEPVLLEVFATWCPHCQRETATLNDLATKYGGKVAIVAVSGSPQAMNGSDPESQSDVNAFGQQFSVRYPLAYDPDLKVAQQYLKGGFPTLVLIDKNKKVAWIKDGEVQEPELVKAIRGVM
- a CDS encoding DoxX family membrane protein, with amino-acid sequence MSRTTLVDHAVLVLRLVLGAIFIVAGASKIGHGAEFAAQIAGFRILPQPVIAPMALALPFLEVLLGGYLVLGLFTRAAGWIAVLLLALFDGAIASAVVRGMTVSCGCFGPNDKTVTTWAEVARDAIFVLLAVVVALRAPGTLALDRRIGNNP